The Streptomyces tendae DNA segment CCTTCCGGCCCGGGCCCGGACTCAGCCTGGACAACCTCCCCGTCGCCGAGGCCACGTCCGTACGCCCGCCCGTCGAGGGACAGTCCGGCGCGCGCGGCCGACGCCGCACCATGAAGGGCTTCCGCGACGCCCTCACCGAGGCCGGCAAGACCTACCCGCACCTTGAGGTGCACTGGGAGGAGATCCACGAGCGCTGGACCGAGCACCTCGGCGACCTCGGGCTCGACCCGGAACTCTTCCGCTACCAGCGGGAGATGAACGCCGACGAGGGCGAGGCGGCCGGCCTCTTCGCGGTGAAGAAGGACTCCGACTTCACCGACCTGCTGCTGCGCGCCGTCACCGACACCCGCGACACCGACGGACTCGCCGACCTCGTCAGTGGCTTCGGCAACAAGCTGGGCCGGCGCGCCGAACTCATCGCCGAACGCGACTTCACCGCCGGGTCCGTCGACCTGCTGGGCCGCATCGTCGAGGCCGCCGAGGCCCGCACCCGCGCACGGGACATCCACACCGCCGCCGAACGCCGCACCCGTACCCTGGCCCGCCGGCTCTCCGCGCGCGGCGCCCAGGAGCGGCAGCGCGCGGCCGACCTCGCCCAGCGCGTCACCGCGGCCTCGCACGCGGTCACCCACGCCGACACCGCCCGCGGGCACAGCGCGCTCGTCTCCGCCGAACTCGCCTACCGTCACGCCTCCCTGGCACTGGCCGCCGCCGAGAAGTCCGCCGCCGCGCAGAAGCGCGAACTGGCCGACGCCCGCACGCTGTACTCCGCCTGGCAGGCCGCCGAGTCCGTGCTGCGCCACCGTGCCGCCGCCGACCGGGTCGCCCGGGTGTCCGCCGCGATCCAGGAGGCCGAGCGGGACGCCGCCCCGGCCCTGGCCGCCCGCGCCAAGGCCGCCGTCGACCTGGTCCGCGCCCTGCACGTGGCCGCCCGGGACGCCGAGAACCACGCCAACGAGGAGGAGGAGCGGTCGGCCGCGCTCCAGGAGGCCGGTGACGCCGCCCACCGCGACTCGACCGCCGCCGCCACCGAGGCGCAGCGCGCCCGCAGCGAGATCGGGCACCTGCGTCAGCGGCTCACCGAGGTCGAGCAGGAGACCGCGGAGGCCGTCCGGGCCGGATGGCTCGACGACAGCGCGCCCGACGCCGACCCGGCCCGTGCCGCCCTCGCGGCCAGCGACGCCGAGAAGACCGCCGTCGCCGCCTGGGACACCGCGCGGGAGGCCGCCCGCCGGGCCACCGAGCACGCCCGCGAGGCGGCCGCCGCGGAGAGCCGAGCGGAACTCACCGCGGCCCGAGCCGCCGACGCGGCCACGGCGGCCGAACGCGCCCACGACAGCGAACGCCGCACCGCCGAATCCCTCGCCGCCGAGCAACGGCTCGCGGAGCTGCTGAGCCTGCCGGGTGCCGCCGCCGCCCGCCGGACCGCCGTACCCGGCCAGCGCACGGACACCGGCACCGCCGCGAACGGCTCCCGTGAAGGCGCCCTGACCGGGGAGGAACTCGACCGGTTCGCCGACCAGTTGCGCGAGCTGCTCGACGACGCCGTCTCCTCCGCCGAGCGGCAGCTGTTCGACCTGCGCACCGCCGCCGCGGACGACTCCCGGATCCTCGGCGCGCTCGGCGACGGCGGTCTGCTGCCGCCCGGCCCGGACGTGCTGGCGACCGTCGAGTTCCTCGGCGAGCACGGCATCCCCGCCCTCCCCGGCTGGCGCTACCTCGCCCAGGCCGTCGACCCGGCCGACCACGCGCGCGTCCTGGCCGCCCGCCCCGAACTGGTCGACGGCGTCGTCATCACCGACCCGGACTCCCACATCCGCGCCCGTGAGGCGCTGAGCGACGCCGCCCTGCTGCCCCGGTCCGCCGTCGCCGTCGGCACGGCCGCCGCCCTGCTCGCCCCGGCGCCCGCGCCCGGCGTCGGTGACGTCTTCCTCGTTCCGCCGAACCCGGCCATGCACGACGAGCACGCCGCCGACGAGGAACGCCAGGCGCTGCGCGCCCGCGCCGCCGAACGGGACGAGGAGATCCGGGCGCTCGCCGCCCGGCTCGGCAAGGACCGCGAGCTGGCCGCGCGGCTCGCCTCCTGGCGCACCGGCTGCCCCGCCGGCCGGCTCACCGAGCTGGCCGCGACGGCCCGGCAGGCACGGGTGTTCGCGGAGGAGGCCGAAGCCGAACTGACCGAGGCGCGAGGCGTACGGGCCGAGGCCGAGGAGGCGGCGGCCGAGGCGGTCCGGGTCCGCGACGAACGCCAGGAGGCCGCCCAGAAGGCCCGGCGCGCCGCCGACGCCCTCGCCGGACTCGCCTTCCGGCTGCGTGAGCGCGCCGGCTGGCAGGCCAAGCTGCGCGAACTGGCCGACGACGCCGCCCAGGCCGAGGCCCGCGCCCAGTCCTGCCTGGAGCGGGCCCGCGCCGCCGACGAGGACCGGCGCGCCGCCCAGCGCGCGGCCGACGACGCCCGGCGCACCGCCCGCACCCTGCGCGCGGAGCGCTCCGAGATCGCCGGCGCCCCCGACGGCCTGCCCGAGGAGTCCGACGGCGGCCGGCAGGCGTCCCTGCCCGCCCTGCGGGAGGCCTACCGCGCCGCGTCCCAGCTGTACGAGAAGGTCGGCGTCGGCGCCGACCTGCGTGCCGAACAGGCCCGCGCCGAGAGCGACGAGAGCGCCGCGCGCGCCGAACTCGACCGGCTGAGCAACAAGGTCCGCACCCGCGCCGAGCAGCTGCTCCAGTCGCCCGACGGGTCGGACGGCCCCAGCCGGCAGGCCGCGGCCGCCCGCGCGGAGGAACTGGTCCAGCTGCTGGAGACGCGCATGTCCGGCGCGAGCGAGCAGCTCGGCAGGCTCCGCGGTGAGGCGGAGCGCCTCGCCCCCGCGGACGGCGAGGCGCACACCGGCCTCCCGGAGGAACTGGTCCCGCGCGACGCCGAGCACGCCCAGGTCCTCCTGCGCACCGCCACCACCGAACTCGCCGCCCGCGAGGAGGAGTTGAGCCAGGCCCGGGAGGCGCACGCCGAGCTGCTCGCGGCCCACCGATCCGCCGAGGACGCGGCCGGCGGCTTCGACGAGATCGCCGCCATGCTCCGCGACCTGCTGCGCGAACACACCGTCGAGGAGGAGCAGGAGCAGCCCGAGCCCTATCCGGGCGGTCTCGACGACGCCCGGCGCTCCGCCGCCGAGGCCCGCCGCTCGCTGCGCGGCTGCGCCGCCGACCTGTCCGCCGCCGAGGCCGCCGTGCGCGAGGCGAGCGACGTGCTGGTGCGGCACGCCAACGCCACCCGCTTCGAGCAGGTCCGCACCCCGGCGCGCCAGCAGATCCGGGAACTGCCCGCGTCCGCGCTGCCGGAGCACGCCCAGAAGTGGGCCGACGCCTTCGCCCCCCGGCTCCGCGTGCTCACCGACGAGCTGGAGCAGCTGGAACGCAACCGCGACTCGATCGTGGACCGTCTGCGGGGCCTGGTCGAGTCCGCCCTCGCCACGCTGCGCTCCGCCCAGCGGCTGTCCCGGCTCCCCGAGGGCCTGGGGGAGTGGTCGGGGCAGGAGTTCCTGCGCATCCGCTTCGAGGAGCCGGACCAGGCCACCCTCACCGAGCGCCTCGGCGAGGTCATCGACGAGGCGACCAGAGCGGCCGTCAAGAAGAACTCCGACCTTCGGAGGGACGGCATGTCCCTGCTGCTGCGCGGGGTCGCCGCCGCGCTGCGCCCGAAGGGCGTCGCCGTAGAGATCCTCAAGCCCGACGCGGTGCTGCGCGCCGAGCGGGTGCCGGTCGGACAGATGGGCGACGTGTTCTCCGGCGGACAGCTGCTCACCGCGGCCATCGCCCTGTACTGCACGATGGCGGCGCTGCGCTCCAACGACCGGGGCCGCGACAAGCACCGGCACGCCGGCACGCTGTTCCTGGACAACCCCATCGGCCGGGCCAACGCCACGTATCTGCTGGAGCTTCAGCGAGCCGTCGCCGACGCGCTCGGCGTGCAGCTGCTGTACACCACCGGGCTGTTCGACACCACGGCGCTGGCGGAGTTCCCGCTGGTCATCCGGCTGCGCAACGACGCCGACCTCAGGGCGGGGCTGAAGTACATCAGCGTGGAGGAGCACCTGCGGCCCGGGCTTCCCCAGCCCGACCCTGGCGAGGAGGCGCACAGCGAGATCACGGCGACCCGCATGTTCAAGCGCCCGGCCCCGACGACGGGCTGAACGCCGGCCCCGGCGCCCGGCTGAACGCCGGCCGGCGCCGGGCACGGTCAAGTGATGCCAGGGGTCAGGCCACCGCCACCCCTCAGAAGCCGTATCCCATCCGCCGCGACAGTTCGGCCGCCGCCGCGGCCGTGCGGGCGCCCAGGCGGGGCAGCCGGTCCGGAGTCAGGCGGTACACCGGCCCCGAGACACTGATCGCGGCGATCACGGCACCGTCGTGCGCGCGGACCGGCGCCGCGACAGCGACGAGGCCGAGCTCCAGCTCCTCCCGGGTGGAGGCGTACCCCTGTTCGGCCGCCCGCTCCAGCTCGCCGCGCAGCAGCGACGTTTCGGTGAGGGTGTGGTCCGTGAACCGGTGCAGCGGACGGCCCAGATACTCCTCACGGAGCGCGGGCGTCATGTGGGCCAGAAACACCTTGCCGCTGGAGGTCGCGTGCAGCGGTGTGCGCCGACCCAGCCAGTCCTGCGCCGTCACCGAGGCCGTGCCGCGCGCCTGCATGATGTTGACGGCGGCGAAGTCGTCCAGCACCGCGGTGTTCACCGTCTCGCCCAGCTCGTCGGCGAGGTCCCGGCAGACCGGGACGCCCTCCTGCGAGACGTCCAGCCGTACGGCCGCGGCTCTCGCGAGACGCAGTACGCCGGCCCCCAGGTGGTACTTGCCGCGGTCGCCGGCCTGCGCCACCAGACCGCGGTTCTCCAGCACACCGAGCAGCCGGAAGGCGGTGGACCGGTGCACGCCCAGTTCGTCGGCGATCTCCGTGACACCGGCCTCGCCACGCCGGGCGAGGATCTCCAGCACGCTCACGGCGCGGTCCACGGACCGCACGGCACCGCTCGCGGTCCTCCCCTGCTCGCCGGGCTGCCGCGCGCGGGTCATGGCCGGTCCCCATCCATCCGAACGCCCGATGCGCGCCGCGACCGGCGGCCCCCGGCCCCGGCAGGACGACCGCCCTGCCGCCGGGGCCTGATCGCGCACCGGTACTCACCTGTGCGTCATACGACATGCCACCATACCGGCCGCCCACGCGGGGGAGGGGCGGCGACGATCACACCTCCTCCGCCGGAACGCGAGGCGGGACGTCGGTGGGTCGTGCTACGGGTGCGACAGCTGCCCGGCCCCGCCCCGCCGGCGTATGCGGGCCTGCGCACGCTGGGCGGAGCGCTCCTGACGACGGGCCTGGCGCCGCTCGCGGCGCAGCGCCCGCGCCGTGCTGCTGGGCATGGACACCACGCCGTGCCGCTGGTTCCACACCTGGCGGGTCACCCAGACGTCGAGCGCCGCCCAGGTGGCCGCGATCGTGCTCACGACGCTGCTGATGACCATCGGGAACGCCAGCCAGGACTCGGCCAGCGTGCACAGCAGGGCCACCATGGCCTGAATCAAGGTCACCGCGATGAGGAGCACCGCGCGCACGGCGGCCGTCCGCACCGGATCGGGCAGCCGGCGCCGCCGCGCCGGCTCCTCCACCCACAGCGGCCGGTACGCGGTCCGGCCCGCGGACGCCCCCTGCGTCTCCCGTCCGGCCGCTCCACCGCCGCGTCCGCCGGCCTCCCGCCGTCCGGAGGCGGGCGCGGCGCGCTCCACCACCGCGGCGTCCGGCCGCGTCGTCGTCCCGCGCACCGTCCCGCTGTCCTCGGGCGCCTCGCGCCGCTCCGCCGTGCCCATCACCCTTGTCACTCCCCACCGCCGCCAGCCCACTGCTGATGTCCGAAGACCCGGCTCCCCTTTGGCTGCCCGGCTTGCGCTGCTTTACGCCGCCCAGGTGCGGGACACGGCTCCTGTGGCCGATTCCGCCCCCATGTCCCACAGAGAAGGACGCGCGGACCGCCGTGAAGATTCCCGGCTGGGAAAGATTTCGGCCAACCGCCCCCGAAAAACGGGGGAAGGGGCCAGAACGACGTCCCGGAATCCGGGAGGCAATCTCCCGCAATGCCCGGACAACTCCACCTGTTCCGGCGTCCTGCCGGAATCGAACCCTCCGGCCGGGTCTTCGAGTTGACCCCGGGGCGGTAGTAGGCTCGCGCCGTTTGTTGACGCACATGTGTGCCCCCGGTCACCCGGGGGGCCGAGCTGGGGGAGGCCATGCGCTTTCGCGGGAAGTCCATCCGCCGGAAGATCGTGGCGCTGCTCCTCGTGCCGCTGGTGTCCCTGACCACGCTCTGGGCGTTCACCACGGTGATCACGGGCCGCGAGGCGAGCCACCTGTTCGACGTCTCGTCGGTGATGGAAGAGGTCGGCTACCCCGTCGAGGACACCGTCCGAGTCCTGCAGCAGGAACGCCGCCAGACCCTCGTCCACCTCGCCGACCCCCGCGCCTCCGACGGCCTCACCGCCCTCGAGCGCAGCCGCACCGCCACCGACAGGGCCGTGGCCGCCGTCCGCAGGAACGCCTCCGGCGGTGACGTACGCGAGGCCATGCACGGCGACTCCGGCAAACTCGACGCCGCCCTCGACTCCTTCGAGGGCATCCAGTCCCTCCGCCGCAGCATCGACGACGGCACCCTCGACCGACGCCAGGCCCTCGACCTCTACAACCGCCTGATCGACCCCTGCTACGTGCTGCTGGCCGATCTGCACGTGGTCGAGGACGTCGAACTCGACACGCAGTACCGCGCCCTGGTGAACCTGGCCCGCGCCCGCGAACTGCTCTCCCGCGAGGACGCCCTGCTCGGCTCCGCCCTGATCGTCGGCAAGCTGTCCCCCACCGAGGTGCGGGACGTCTCCGACCTGACGGCCCAGCGCACCCTGCTGTACGACGTCGCCCTGCCGCAGCTCCCCGTGGACGAGCGCGACCGCTACGAGACGTTCTGGAGCAACGCCACCACAGCCCCGCTGCGGGTGGGGGAGCAGGCCGCCGTCTTCGCCGAGGACGGGACGCCCCGCGGGGTCACCGCCACCAGCTGGGACACCGCCGCCGGCAAGGTGCTCGCCGAGCTCGGCACCCTCAACGACCAGGCCGGCGACCGGTATCAGGAGCGGGTGCGGCCCGTGGCCGTGGGTGTCATCACCAAGGCCGTCGCCGCCGGTGTGCTCGGCCTGGCCGCCCTGCTCGTCTCCCTGTTCCTCTCCGTGCGCGTGGGCCGGAAACTCATCCGCGACCTCAGGCAGTTGCGCCTGGAGGCCCACGAGGCCTCCGGTGTGCGGCTGCCCAGCGTGATGCGCCGCCTCTCGGCCGGTGAACAGGTCGATGTCGAGACCGAGGTCCCGCGCCTGGAGCACGACAAGAACGAGATCGGTGAGGTCGGCCAGGCCCTCAACACCCTTCAGCGCGCCGCCGTCGAGGCCGCCGTCAAGCAGGCCGAACTGCGGGCCGGCGTCTCCGAGGTCTTCGTCAACCTCGCCCGCCGCAGCCAGGTCCTGCTGCACAAGCAGCTCACCCTGCTCGACGCCATGGAGCGCAGGACGGACGACACCGAGGAACTCGCCGACCTGTTCCGGCTGGACCACCT contains these protein-coding regions:
- a CDS encoding IclR family transcriptional regulator, producing the protein MTRARQPGEQGRTASGAVRSVDRAVSVLEILARRGEAGVTEIADELGVHRSTAFRLLGVLENRGLVAQAGDRGKYHLGAGVLRLARAAAVRLDVSQEGVPVCRDLADELGETVNTAVLDDFAAVNIMQARGTASVTAQDWLGRRTPLHATSSGKVFLAHMTPALREEYLGRPLHRFTDHTLTETSLLRGELERAAEQGYASTREELELGLVAVAAPVRAHDGAVIAAISVSGPVYRLTPDRLPRLGARTAAAAAELSRRMGYGF